One Glycine max cultivar Williams 82 chromosome 6, Glycine_max_v4.0, whole genome shotgun sequence DNA segment encodes these proteins:
- the LOC100780139 gene encoding seed biotin-containing protein SBP65, protein MASEQMPRRENNSNRVIEREVHVETHRKESLPDKGRVVIESEKKEKERELASDRARSGNIVKEDKEVEEGRRGKESGGGGGVQHERKFETKVEEKKGFGEKAELEGITRVVVGRECSKEEKQGRTREKVEAEKARSMEKTRDEAKGREQAETKGQTKKGGGEEQGRRREEIGEENKQSSLEEISKCRAEAEEKVKERKERSKQAASNEAAKERNKQANKEATKAKDVTREKGQQGNLKTGNETQDIGQKGYGGAKDTIGRVDNITTPLAKKAQVAGSTTVQYAGEKSAQAKDATVGSMEKTTKDAKGREKAGTKGQTKKGGGEEQGKRREETGEEKQSSLEEISKHRAEAQQKAMSSIEGAKERYERAKQEASKASKERNIQANKRAEEERRKAESGRGVHVDKFEEKKDSVLKAELERRTREVEGREWNKEEKQRSCPRGKVEAEKARPMEETKLEAKGREKAETKEGGGEEKGMRREEIGEENKQSSLEEIFKYRAEAQQKVKERNERAKQAAEAAKERNKQANKGNEEGRRERESGGGVHHEAKFETKGEKKKDLVGRERNKEEKQRSSPRGKVEAEKARPMEETKVEAKGREKDVTKEGGVEEQGRGRKENEQSSLKDISKYRAEAQQNSFNATEAAKERYERANQATSEAAKERNKQANKEATKAKDVTREMDQQGNLKTENETQDNDQKGYGGAKYTIGSVDHITTPFIVEANLKSENQIQDNGQKGYGGAKDTIGSVDHITTPLAEKAKAAGSTTAQYVGEKAAQAKDATVQTGKSAAKVASDLRDKALATGWSAAHYSTEITVEGTKAATNVVKGVAEYAGQKASELAAMSVDTAKGLAAAAAGENAKEYTARKKVEAEMDLEAKREAQNQESKEWPSAKSTTESIQRGQGQQEQHEQGEKWEHGAQRTNKPHESNIVETFEENLGGIGEKREQKPLGSIIGESFQGVQEKGSEVMASIGEKLGSAAHTLVKKPLDKATEGGREVLGAVGETVVEIGENMVKKPAQKVQQHQGEGGGGVLNAIGETIAEIAETTKVIVAGEGEKEIIVKTHEFEYGDLKLD, encoded by the exons ATGGCTTCTGAGCAAATGCCTCGCAGAGAGAACAACAGCAATAGGGTGATAGAGAGAGAGGTTCACGTTGAGACACACAGAAAAGAGTCCCTCCCTGATAAGGGAAGGGTTGTGATAGAgagtgagaagaaggagaaagagagagagttgGCTTCTGATAGAGCCAGGTCTGGAAATATAGTTAAGGAGGACAAAGAggttgaagaaggaagaagaggaaaagaaagtggtggtggtggtggtgttcaGCATGAGAGGAAGTTTGAAACGAAAGTTGAAGAGAAGAAGGGTTTTGGGGAAAAGGCTGAACTCGAGGGAATAACAAGAGTGGTGGTGGGAAGAGAGTGCAGCAAAGAGGAGAAACAAGGAAGAACAAGAGAGAAAGTAGAGGCAGAGAAAGCAAGATCAATGGAGAAAACTAGAGATGAAGCTAAAGGAAGAGAACAAGCTGAAACCAAAGGTCAAACCAAGAAG GGTGGTGGTGAGGAacagggaagaagaagagaagaaataggagaagaaaataaacaatCCAGCCTCGAAGAGATTTCTAAATGCAGAGCTGAAGCTGAAGAGAAAGTTAAGGAGAGAAAGGAGAGATCAAAACAAGCAGCAAGTAATGAAGCTGCCAAAGAGAGAAACAAGCAGGCAAATAAGGAGGCAACAAAGGCAAAAGATGTCACAAGAGAGAAGGGTCAACAAGGCAATCTTAAAACAGGAAATGAGACACAAGACATTGGCCAAAAGGGTTATGGTGGAGCAAAGGATACCATTGGTAGAGTGGACAACATTACTACACCACTTGCTAAAAAGGCTCAAGTTGCTGGTAGCACCACTGTTCAGTATGCTGGAGAGAAATCAGCACAAGCCAAAGATGCTACGGTAGGATCAATGGAGAAAACTACAAAGGATgctaaaggaagagaaaaagcaGGAACCAAAGGTCAAACAAAGAag GGTGGTGGTGAGGaacaaggaaaaagaagagaagaaacagGAGAAGAAAAACAATCCAGCCTGGAGGAGATTTCTAAGCACAGAGCTGAAGCTCAACAAAAAGCAATGAGTTCAATTGAAGGTGCTAAGGAGAGATACGAGAGAGCAAAACAAGAAGCAAGTAAAGCTTCCAAAGAGAGAAACATTCAAGCAAATAAGAGGgctgaagaagaaagaagaaaagcagAAAGTGGTAGGGGTGTTCATGTGGATAAGTTTGAAGAGAAGAAGGATTCAGTGCTGAAAGCAGAACTCGAGAGAAGAACAAGAGAGGTAGAGGGAAGAGAGTGGAACAAAGAGGAGAAACAAAGAAGTTGTCCAAGAGGGAAAGTAGAGGCAGAGAAAGCAAGACCAATGGAAGAAACAAAACTGGAAgctaaaggaagagaaaaagctGAAACCAAAGAG GGTGGTGGTGAGGAAAAAGGAATGAGAAGAGAAgaaataggagaagaaaataaacaatCCAGCCTGGAAGAGATTTTTAAGTACAGAGCTGAAGCTCAACAGAAAGTTAAGGAGAGAAACGAGAGAGCAAAACAAGCAGCAGAAGCTGCCAAAGAGAGAAACAAGCAGGCAAATAAAGGGAATGAAGAAGgcagaagagaaagagaaagtggTGGGGGTGTTCATCATGAGGCTAAGTTTGAAACTAAAGGTGAAAAAAAGAAGGATTTAGTGGGAAGAGAGCGGAACAAAGAGGAGAAACAAAGAAGCAGTCCAAGAGGAAAAGTAGAGGCAGAGAAAGCAAGACCAATGGAAGAAACAAAGGTGGAAgctaaaggaagagaaaaagatgTAACCAAAGAG GGTGGTGTTGAGGAacaaggaagaggaagaaaagaaaatgaacaatCTAGCTTGAAAGACATTTCCAAGTACAGAGCTGAAGCTCAACAAAATTCATTCAATGCTACTGAAGCTGCTAAGGAAAGATACGAGAGGGCAAACCAAGCGACAAGTGAAGCTGCCAAAGAGAGAAACAAGCAGGCAAATAAGGAGGCAACAAAGGCAAAAGATGTCACAAGAGAAATGGATCAACAAGGCAATCTTAAAACAGAAAATGAGACACAGGACAATGACCAGAAGGGTTATGGTGGAGCAAAGTACACCATTGGTAGTGTGGACCACATTACTACACCATTTATTGTAGAGGCCAATCTTAAATCAGAAAATCAGATACAAGACAATGGCCAAAAGGGTTATGGTGGAGCAAAGGACACAATTGGTAGTGTAGACCACATTACTACACCACTTGCTGAAAAGGCCAAAGCTGCTGGTAGCACCACTGCTCAGTATGTTGGGGAGAAAGCAGCACAAGCCAAAGATGCTACTGTGCAAACTGGCAAGAGTGCTGCAAAAGTTGCCTCAGATTTGAGGGACAAGGCTTTGGCCACAGGGTGGAGTGCTGCACATTATTCTACTGAGATAACTGTGGAGGGAACCAAGGCTGCAACAAATGTTGTTAAGGGAGTTGCTGAGTATGCAGGACAGAAGGCTTCTGAGCTTGCAGCTATGTCAGTGGATACTGCGAAAGGTTTAGCTGCTGCTGCAGCTGGGGAGAATGCCAAGGAGTACACTGCAAGGAAGAAGGTGGAAGCTGAGATGGATTTGGAGGCCAAAAGGGAAGCTCAAAATCAG GAATCGAAGGAGTGGCCATCAGCAAAATCCACCACTGAGAGCATTCAAAGAGGACAAGGACAACAAGAACAGCATGAGCAAGGAGAAAAATGGGAACATGGTGCACAAAGGACTAATAAGCCACATGAAAGCAACATTGTGGAAACCTTTGAGGAAAACCTAGGTGGGATTGGGGAAAAAAGGGAACAAAAACCACTTGGAAGCATCATTGGAGAGAGCTTTCAAGGAGTTCAAGAAAAAGGGAGTGAAGTGATGGCAAGCATTGGTGAAAAACTGGGAAGTGCTGCACATACATTAGTGAAGAAGCCATTGGATAAGGCCACTGAGGGAGGGAGAGAGGTGTTGGGAGCTGTAGGTGAAACTGTGGTTGAGATTGGTGAAAACATGGTGAAAAAACCAGCACAGAAAGTGCAGCAGCATCAAGGTGAAGGTGGAGGAGGGGTGCTGAATGCCATTGGTGAAACCATAGCAGAGATAGCAGAGACAACTAAGGTGATTGTTGCTGGAGAGGGAGAAAAGGAGATAATAGTAAAAACACATGAATTTGAATATGGAGACTTGAAACTTGATTAG